DNA sequence from the Prolixibacter sp. SD074 genome:
AGCCAGTGAATCAATTATTGCAGCGCTGGAACATATTTACCTGTACGAAGATTTCTTCGATGTGGTAGTAATCATTCGCGGTGGAGGTTCTCAGCTCGACCTAAGCTGTTTCGATGACTATGAACTGGCCTTTCATATTACACAGTTTCCTCTTCCGGTGATAACCGGTATAGGGCACGAAAAAGATGATACCATCAGCGACATGGTGGCGCATACGCGAATGAAGACGCCGACGGCCGTAGCCGAATTCCTGGTGGCCGGTGTCATGCAGTTCGAAGTACACCTCGATGAACTGCAGCAGGAGTTTGTCAATTCGGTGGAAGAAATTATGACGGAATCGCGACAACGACTCGATAATGCGGTTAAAACCTTGAAACCGGTCGTTCAGCAACTGCTTTTTAACCGGCAAAAGAAGTTGGGCCGATATGTATGGCAGATGGAAAGTTCGGTCATTGAGATATTGCGAAACAATAAATACCGGTTATCCCGGAAGAAGGACGAGATAAGGGAATTGTCCGGGCGACTAATTCATGACAAGCGGTACAAGCTTGATGGATATCGTCATTTTATTAGTCGGGCTTCGGTTCAACAGCTCGAAGAAGGAAAGTTACGGATGGATGCATTGTTGGAAAAGCTTAAAAGACAATCGAAAAGTTGCTTTTCCACAGAGCGAAACCAATTATTACTTGCCGAAAAAAGAAATGAGCTGTTGAATCCGCTAAAGATTCTGAAGCGGGGTTATTCAGTTACTTATCATAATGGAAAAGCATTAAAAGAAATTGCCCAGCTACAGGAAGGCGATGAAGTTCGGACGATGCTGTCTGAAGGTACGTTCACGAGTACTGTGTTAGGGAGAAAAGAAGGAATCAAAAAAAATAAGTCATGACAAAGAAGAAAATTTCATACAAAGAAGCGGTTAATGAAATAGAAGAGATACTGGAGCAGATGGAAAGTGAAGAACTTGATGTGGATCAACTTTCTGACAAAGTGAAAAGAGTATCCTATCTGATTAAAGTATGCAAAGACCGGTTACACCAAACGGAAGAGGAAGTTGAGAATATCCTCGATCAAATGGATGATAATTAATGTCTGGGTTATTGGGAATAGAAGCTTTTCGAGGCTATTGAGCGTAAAATCAAAACTAGCGAAAATATTGCATTGCGCATTTGTTGTTTACCTACAATCTTGTATTTGATTGAACCGGCATGCTTTAAAATATGTTATAAATGCTATTATAAATGAATATTGAAAATAAAATGCTTGCAACATAGCTATAAGTGTTGTAATTTTGGCTCGATAGTATTCCAAATACTTCACATTTCTGATAGCAGCATATTTAAAATTCTAAAAAATGGCCGACTCAAAAATTGAATTATCGTTAGGTTCATTTCGTTTCTCGTGCGAGGGCGAAAAGGAATGGGTAGAAGTACAGTTAGGACTGGTTCTTGACCGTGCTCCTGCTCTGTTAAGTTTAGGGAGCGAGGTAGCAACAACTTCAGCAGGGGAAGAAGTTGCAGAAGTATCAACCGAAGAAGCCCGTCCGGTAACACGCCGTGGTCGTAAACCACGGGAAGTTAAGGTGAAAAAACCTGTATCGGGTGATCCGTTGTTGGATTACCTTAAAGAGAAAAAAGCTGATAACAATCAGGTACGGAAATTTTTGGCTACCGCAGTTTATCTGCACTCACAGGGAGCTCAGAAATTCTCAACACCGATGATTTCAAAGAAATTGAAGGCTGCCGGAATTCCAAAGCTTTCAAATGCCAGCGACTGTCTGAACAAGAATGTGAAGAAAGGTTTCTGCATTAAGGAAGATAAAGAGTTTGTATTGACAAACGAAGGTATCCAGGCCATTATTGGCGATGCCAATCAAGTTTAAAGATTAAGAAAACCCGCATCAAGCGGGTTTTCTTATGTATTTTTTCAACTCTGTTTTAAAATCTGGCTCGAATCCCGGCCAGGTAATTGATACCCGCCTGCGGATAATATCCATCCATCTTTTTCCTCACACCATTTTCGTAATAGGAGTAAACCCACGCATTGCTTTCGTACATGGCATTAAAGATGTTGTTTACCATAACAGAAAGGGTTAATTCCTTGAATAGATTGGTGGGTATGTGAAAATCGGCTTTCAGGTTACTGAAAAAGTAGGCATTCAGTTTTCGTTGGCCCGACGAAGTATTGTCGATGTATTGTTTTCCAACGTAATGAGCAGACAGGTTAACAGAAAATGCGTCAGCTGGTTTCCAGCTTAATTTACTTCCTGCTACCACATCTGGTGAAAAGGCAATATCCGTGTTTCCAAGGTAATTGGAAACCTGCTGCCCCCAGTTATCCCAATCGTCAACATATTCGGTGAAATTTTTAATCTTATTTCTACTAAAGGTTGCATTGGCATCCCATCGCAGTGTTTTGCCAATTTTCCAACCTGCCGTTAACTCGATTCCCGCGCGGTAACTGTCGGGGCTATTGGTCATGATCGCAGAACCAACATCGTTGATTTCCCCTGTCAGGATAAGCTGATTCACATAATCCATGAAGTAGAGATTGACACCAAAAGCGAAGTCCGTCGACCGAAAATTATAACCCGCCTCATAATCGTTCAGCGTTTCCGAAGTAGGTAAGGGCCCGTTTGGATTAGCGTCTTTATAGTTGTCACGGTTGGGTTCACGATGCGCCTCAGCAAAGGAAACATACATTTTATTCCGGTCGTTGGGCGTGAAATATAGCCCTATTTTCGGATTAAAGAAATCGAAGTAGTGATTTTGGGTTAAGTTGCGCAGATTATCGTCATTGCCATCAATTTTATAGCTGATATGCCGGTACTGCATATCAATATAGGCATTCAGTTTTGACGAGAATTGATGGTTCAACTTGCCATATACGTTATAATCCGTCTTAAGTCCCGTGGAATAGTACCATTGGTGGTTAATTGGATTTTCGCCGTAATATTGAGCCCAGATTACTTTACCGAAGTGTCGGCCATCGTATTGGTTCCATGCACCACCCAATGTCCAGTTGTTTTTGGCCTTGTCGTAATTTAGTGAAAAGGTGGTTCCGTAAAAGTCATTGTCCAACCACTTCCGGCGAACTAAATCAGTGGATTGTACCTGGGTGCCACCGCTGGCCGGAGGCGTCATCAGGTAATCCGAAAAGCTTTGATCCGGCTTGTATTCTTCGTAATAGCCACGGCCGTATGTATAGTGCAGTGCGGCGTTCAGGTTAAGATACTCGTTAAAACGATGAGAGTAGAGCAATTGATAATTATCCTGCCAGTAATTGTCGGTTTCGTTATTGTAGTAATGCACCTTCCCCCGGGAGTCGGTATACTCGCCGGCCGGATTATATCTGCGGTTTGTAGCCAGTATATCCGATGGTATTCCATACCATGCCTGGTATGTTTTTTCTACACCTGAGAAGATGTTGGCCTTCAGGATTGAGTTGGCGGTGTAATACCCACCTGAGACATAATATGATTTTAAATCAGACCATCCCCGGTCGATATAGCCGTCAGAAGTGATCTTAGAAAGCCGGGCATCGAACGAGAATTTACCATTTAACAAACCGGTTCCGGCCGATACTGTGTTTTTGAAGGTGTTGAAAGAACCGGCAGAAGAATTGACTTCTGCGTAAGCATCTTTATTTAGGTTGTTGGTTTGCATGTTGATGGTTGCACCAAAAGCTCCGGCGCCATTGGTTGATGTCCCCACACCACGCTGAACCTGCACATTTTGGAGTGACGAAGCCAGGTCGGGCAAATCTACCCAGTACACTCCATGCGATTCGGCATCGTTTACCGGAATTCCATTCACCGTTACGTTGATACGATTGGCATCGGTTCCCCGTATCCGGAAACCGGTATAGCCAATTCCAGTCCCGGCGTCGGATGTTGTCACCAACGAAGGTGTCATGCTCAGCAAATAGGGAATATCCTGTCCCATGTTCTGCTCTTCAATGCTTTTTTTCGTTACATCAGAATAGGCGATCGGCGTTTTGTTGCCTGCCCGCGTTGCCGAAACGATAACCTCATCGGCCAGCACAGCCGAAGGCTTCATGGTAATGGTGACTAAATCTTTTTCCGGGAATGTAATTTTACTGGAAACTGGTTGGTAGCCCAGGTAGGAAACCTGAAGCTCATAATTCCCCGGTTTTAATCCGTCAAAACGGAATTTTCCGTTTTGGTCTGTCGGCATCCCGGCAAATGTGTTCTCAATAACAACATTGGCCCCAATGAGCGGTTGGCCCTTTTCATTTTCCACACGTCCATTCAGTGTGTTCTGTGCATTCGCTGAAAAGAAAACCAGCAGCAGCATCCATAAAAAAAGAAATTTTTTCATTTTAAATCGGTTTTTAGATGAATAAAAACCAATGGGAGTAGAGTACACATGTTCCCTTTCCGGAATTACCCGGACAGGTTCAAAGGGTATGTTCTCAGCCTGAAATTTAAGGCACCCCATTGTTTGAAAGCAATACAAAGGTATTGAAATATTTAGAATCTGTATGAATACGAAACGGGAACTAATAGGTTGCGTCATAACAAAAGTCGGGGATTCCATAAAATCAACGCAATAGGGGTACGTAAATAAATCGTAAATACCGATAAGGGATGGATACTTCATACCTGAATTAGGAATATTGCGCATATTCCTTTTTACTTAGCCGGAGTTTGAGCGCTCCAAAATTGCTCCGGTGCAAAATTGAAGTAAAAAAGAAAAAAGGGCTGGTTTTTTGCCAGCCCTTTTTTCTTTTATGTCACGTTTCCCTTATGCGTTACTTGGAATTTTCAGTTTCTGTCCGGGACGTAGGCTCTTGGCATTACTGATGTTATTCATTTTCATGATATCGAAATTGGAAATCCCGGGAAATTTCCGTGCAATCGTCCAGAGATTGTCGCCTCTGCGTACCGTGTAAATGGTATATGGTCCGTTTACATCTACCGTTGAAGAAACGGTGTTGTTTTGAGGAACTTTACCTGACTGTTTTTGCGCAAGGGTCATGGAGTTGTACTGTTTGTAATGCGCTCCTTTACCTTTTGGTACGTAAATAACCAATTTTTGTCCAACGCGAATCAGGTTGCGGCGAATGTTATTCCAATACCTGAGCTCGGACGCTCTTACATGGAACCATTCAGCAATAAATCCCACATTATCGCCTCTTTTTACGGTGTAGTAAACTTTGTCTTTGCCTGCGACGTCACCTGGGGTGAAATATGAATAATGCCTGCTGGGAACAACGATTTTGTTGTTGGGGAAAAACTTATCGCGGTTATACGCGAAAACAAACGATTCTTTGTCGATAAAATCAGAAATTTTATTGGCCGGAATCTTCAGCGTGTAAGGCTTATCCGGTTTTGCCGGAATAATATCCCTGCGATATTGTGGGTTTAAATCGCGAAGCTCGTCTACCGGAATATTCAGTACAGTAGAAACCTGCTCAAAAGCAAGGTAATTGTGAACCTGAATGGTGTCGGTGACAATATCGAATGAAGGCCCGGTGGGAGCCAAATGATGCTCTTTTGCATAATTCATGACATATGCAGCGGCAATAAATGCAGGCACATAACCACGGGTTTCGCGTGGAAGATGATAATAAATTTTCCAGTAATCCCGTGCTCCACCCGAACGGCGAATTGCTTTATTTACATTTCCGGGGCCACAGTTATACGCTGCAATCACCAAATGCCAGTCGCCATAAATATTGTACAGATCCTGCAGGAACTTGGCTGCCGCTTCGGTCGAATTAACCGGGTCGCGACGTTCGTCAACATATGAATTGATCTCCAGTCCATACATTTTACCTGTTCCATACATAAACTGCCACAAACCGCAAGCTCCGGCGCGGGAGAAGGCTTTTGGGTTTAATGCCGACTCGATGATGGCCATATATTTCAGCTCAAGCGGCAAATTATACTTGTCGAGGATTTGCTCGAACATCGGGAAGTAATAATTAGCCAGCCCCAACATGACCTGGACCTGGTCGCGCCGTTTAATGGTATAAAGAGTGATGAAATTCTTGACTGTATTGTTGAAAGAGAGATCAATGTACGAATCAATATTCTGAAGCCGGTTAATGTAAACAGAGTCCGGAAGTGCTTTTCTCAGTGAATCAGGTAGGGTATTATAGCTGAGACTATCGAATTCGAAGGCATTCTGGACATACCAGGTATTGACCATCGAATCGAGTTTTTGGGCTTCCAGCTCACTTAAATCTTCGTCCGGAAGGGTATAGGTTTTGTCGTAACCATTATCGACCGTGTCGAGTTTGGTAACAGCAATAAATTTTGCCTTCTTTAAATCGTAATCGCGGCTGGTTTTGGAATCGTCCTTAGCAATCAATGTTGCCGGGAGCAATCCCGCAAACGCCACGAGTAAGGTAATTTTTTTCCACTTTCCCATCATATCATTCTCTAAAATTTGATGTTGACCTTTACGCCAACTGTTTGCCTGCCATAGAAGTTCATAGGTAGAGGTTCTACCCTCATACTTAAATCATCACTGATGTCATAATCAAAAAAGTTAGCGTCAACGCTTGCATCAATGATATTCAACACATGCAGTGCAAACATACCAATAATTGTTAAATCCCTGTTTCTCCGATAAAAATCTTTGCCGCTTTGCAGCTGCTTGGTTACATAAGTAAAATGAGTAGGGTTGGTCAGATCGATAGAGGGATTATTGATGAATTTATCAAGGTATGCCTTGTCTTTATCTGACAATTGGCTTGGACTACTATACTGTGATATAGTACGGTAGGCATCGAAATAGTCGTTGTACAGATTATTGTTCCAACTGAAACCGTATATCAAACCTGCGAAACCTCCGTAAATAATCGGAAGTTTCCAGTATTTGCCATTATATATCTGCCCAAGACCTGGAAACAGGGCTGAATAGATGGATGCTTTTTTCGGTGAATGTTTTTTCTTGTAAAGGCTCTCCGATATCTTTACGCTGTCATTCACCGTTTTCCGCACCTGTGCCTGGCTTGCTAAACTACCCCCTAACAGGCATATAATAATAAGTAGCCCCGATAAAAATTTTTTCAAAATGTCGATTCTTTTTTCCGACACAAATTTAGGAATTCAGTCTGTCAAAAATGCCAATGATCCGCTCTAATTCCTTTGGATCGGAAAAAGGGATAACAATTTTGCCTTTTCCTTTGTCATTTATTTTAAAATCGACACTGGTATTGAAGTATTTTTCCAGGTGTGTTTTCAATTCACCATATTCTTCAGGGAAACTTTGCACTTTCTTGGGTTTAGCGTTTCCTTCACCGTCGTCTGAATTGATTTTCCGAACGATTTCTTCCACTTTGCGTACCGAAAAATCATACTTAACGATTTGCTTGAAAATCATTACCTGCGTTTCCGGTTCGGCAATGTTTACTAAAGCACGGGCATGTCCCATGCTGATTTCCTGCTCACGAATACCTTTTTGGATAAGAGCGGGCAGACGCAACAAGCGCAGATAATTTGATACAGTGGAACGCTTTTTCCCAACACGCCCGCTCAGACTTTCCTGTGTAAGCTGGCACTCTTCAATAAGTCGCTGATAACTGAGGGCTACCTCAATTGCATCAAGGTCTTCACGCTGAATGTTTTCGACCAAAGCCAACTCCAGCATCTCTTCATCACCGGCTTCCCGGACAAAGGCAGGAACCTTGTCCAAACCAGCAAGCTTCGCTGCCCTGAATCTCCGTTCTCCGGCGATGATTTGGTACTGGTCATCGTTTAATTTCCGAAGTGTTAATGGCTGAATAATTCC
Encoded proteins:
- the xseA gene encoding exodeoxyribonuclease VII large subunit yields the protein MASSLENKLRLSELNNRIKGVLQEAFPTTVWVIAEISEMKVNRSGHCYLVLVEKDEDSDEIRAQARGTIWSYTFRMLRPFFETTAGRALSEGMKVLVNASVEFHPLYGFSLNIRDIDPTYTLGDMARKRLEIINRLKGEGIFEMNKDLELPMVPQKVAVISSSTAAGYQDFQNQLNNNAYGYRFYTHLFPALMQGNQASESIIAALEHIYLYEDFFDVVVIIRGGGSQLDLSCFDDYELAFHITQFPLPVITGIGHEKDDTISDMVAHTRMKTPTAVAEFLVAGVMQFEVHLDELQQEFVNSVEEIMTESRQRLDNAVKTLKPVVQQLLFNRQKKLGRYVWQMESSVIEILRNNKYRLSRKKDEIRELSGRLIHDKRYKLDGYRHFISRASVQQLEEGKLRMDALLEKLKRQSKSCFSTERNQLLLAEKRNELLNPLKILKRGYSVTYHNGKALKEIAQLQEGDEVRTMLSEGTFTSTVLGRKEGIKKNKS
- a CDS encoding DUF5683 domain-containing protein, whose product is MKKFLSGLLIIICLLGGSLASQAQVRKTVNDSVKISESLYKKKHSPKKASIYSALFPGLGQIYNGKYWKLPIIYGGFAGLIYGFSWNNNLYNDYFDAYRTISQYSSPSQLSDKDKAYLDKFINNPSIDLTNPTHFTYVTKQLQSGKDFYRRNRDLTIIGMFALHVLNIIDASVDANFFDYDISDDLSMRVEPLPMNFYGRQTVGVKVNIKF
- a CDS encoding TonB-dependent receptor, which encodes MKKFLFLWMLLLVFFSANAQNTLNGRVENEKGQPLIGANVVIENTFAGMPTDQNGKFRFDGLKPGNYELQVSYLGYQPVSSKITFPEKDLVTITMKPSAVLADEVIVSATRAGNKTPIAYSDVTKKSIEEQNMGQDIPYLLSMTPSLVTTSDAGTGIGYTGFRIRGTDANRINVTVNGIPVNDAESHGVYWVDLPDLASSLQNVQVQRGVGTSTNGAGAFGATINMQTNNLNKDAYAEVNSSAGSFNTFKNTVSAGTGLLNGKFSFDARLSKITSDGYIDRGWSDLKSYYVSGGYYTANSILKANIFSGVEKTYQAWYGIPSDILATNRRYNPAGEYTDSRGKVHYYNNETDNYWQDNYQLLYSHRFNEYLNLNAALHYTYGRGYYEEYKPDQSFSDYLMTPPASGGTQVQSTDLVRRKWLDNDFYGTTFSLNYDKAKNNWTLGGAWNQYDGRHFGKVIWAQYYGENPINHQWYYSTGLKTDYNVYGKLNHQFSSKLNAYIDMQYRHISYKIDGNDDNLRNLTQNHYFDFFNPKIGLYFTPNDRNKMYVSFAEAHREPNRDNYKDANPNGPLPTSETLNDYEAGYNFRSTDFAFGVNLYFMDYVNQLILTGEINDVGSAIMTNSPDSYRAGIELTAGWKIGKTLRWDANATFSRNKIKNFTEYVDDWDNWGQQVSNYLGNTDIAFSPDVVAGSKLSWKPADAFSVNLSAHYVGKQYIDNTSSGQRKLNAYFFSNLKADFHIPTNLFKELTLSVMVNNIFNAMYESNAWVYSYYENGVRKKMDGYYPQAGINYLAGIRARF
- a CDS encoding ParB/RepB/Spo0J family partition protein — its product is MAKRNALGRGLGALIDDADQVKEVISVSNEVELSKIQANPFQPRTNFDQDALEELASSIREIGIIQPLTLRKLNDDQYQIIAGERRFRAAKLAGLDKVPAFVREAGDEEMLELALVENIQREDLDAIEVALSYQRLIEECQLTQESLSGRVGKKRSTVSNYLRLLRLPALIQKGIREQEISMGHARALVNIAEPETQVMIFKQIVKYDFSVRKVEEIVRKINSDDGEGNAKPKKVQSFPEEYGELKTHLEKYFNTSVDFKINDKGKGKIVIPFSDPKELERIIGIFDRLNS
- a CDS encoding lytic transglycosylase domain-containing protein; this encodes MMGKWKKITLLVAFAGLLPATLIAKDDSKTSRDYDLKKAKFIAVTKLDTVDNGYDKTYTLPDEDLSELEAQKLDSMVNTWYVQNAFEFDSLSYNTLPDSLRKALPDSVYINRLQNIDSYIDLSFNNTVKNFITLYTIKRRDQVQVMLGLANYYFPMFEQILDKYNLPLELKYMAIIESALNPKAFSRAGACGLWQFMYGTGKMYGLEINSYVDERRDPVNSTEAAAKFLQDLYNIYGDWHLVIAAYNCGPGNVNKAIRRSGGARDYWKIYYHLPRETRGYVPAFIAAAYVMNYAKEHHLAPTGPSFDIVTDTIQVHNYLAFEQVSTVLNIPVDELRDLNPQYRRDIIPAKPDKPYTLKIPANKISDFIDKESFVFAYNRDKFFPNNKIVVPSRHYSYFTPGDVAGKDKVYYTVKRGDNVGFIAEWFHVRASELRYWNNIRRNLIRVGQKLVIYVPKGKGAHYKQYNSMTLAQKQSGKVPQNNTVSSTVDVNGPYTIYTVRRGDNLWTIARKFPGISNFDIMKMNNISNAKSLRPGQKLKIPSNA
- the xseB gene encoding exodeoxyribonuclease VII small subunit → MTKKKISYKEAVNEIEEILEQMESEELDVDQLSDKVKRVSYLIKVCKDRLHQTEEEVENILDQMDDN